One genomic segment of Ignavibacteriota bacterium includes these proteins:
- the hemN gene encoding oxygen-independent coproporphyrinogen III oxidase: protein MFDINLDLVRKYDRPGPRYTSYPTAPQFHENFTHKDFLNEIIRTNNLENSNNLSLYFHIPYCDTLCYFCGCNMIISRNRDRISKYINYLKNEIDLLRTYLKPERKVAQIHWGGGTPTHLLPNEIKDLISYINENFNFVENPENGCEIDPRELTYEHLVSLRVGGFNRISMGVQDFNEKVQKAVNRIQPEELTRKVVEWIRELKFQSINLDLIYGLPFQTVAEFEKTIESIIDISPDRIALFNYAHVPWMKKHMELIKPEDLPTPEEKLQILKMSAAKLTQAGYVFIGMDHFAKPNDELSIALGEKKLYRNFQGYSTNAGTDLYALGITSISQFGNIYAQNLKTEKEYFSVLDEGNFPIAKGYEMNLDDIIRKEVIMKIMCDFELDFSQIENKFKINFDEYFKFGLANLAELIDDNLIKLENRKITVSKMGRLLVRNIAINFDGFIERKTDTAKYSRTV, encoded by the coding sequence ATGTTTGATATAAATTTAGATTTAGTTAGAAAGTATGATCGCCCCGGACCGCGTTACACAAGCTATCCAACGGCTCCGCAATTTCATGAAAATTTTACACATAAAGATTTTCTTAATGAAATAATTCGTACAAATAATTTAGAAAATTCAAATAACCTTTCATTGTATTTTCATATTCCCTATTGCGATACGCTTTGTTATTTCTGCGGCTGCAATATGATAATTTCAAGAAATCGAGATAGAATTAGCAAATATATAAACTATCTAAAAAATGAAATTGATTTACTTCGAACTTATTTGAAACCGGAAAGAAAAGTTGCTCAAATACATTGGGGTGGCGGAACACCGACTCACCTTTTACCAAATGAAATAAAAGATTTAATTTCATATATAAATGAAAATTTTAATTTTGTCGAAAATCCGGAAAACGGCTGTGAGATTGATCCGCGTGAATTAACATACGAACATCTCGTTTCATTACGTGTAGGCGGATTCAATAGAATCAGTATGGGCGTTCAAGATTTCAATGAAAAAGTTCAGAAAGCTGTAAATAGAATTCAGCCCGAAGAATTAACAAGAAAAGTTGTTGAATGGATTCGTGAATTAAAATTTCAAAGTATAAATCTCGATTTAATTTACGGTCTTCCCTTTCAAACAGTTGCAGAATTTGAAAAAACTATTGAAAGCATTATTGATATTTCGCCGGATAGAATTGCGCTTTTTAATTATGCGCATGTTCCGTGGATGAAAAAACATATGGAATTAATTAAACCGGAAGATTTACCAACTCCGGAAGAAAAATTACAAATATTAAAAATGTCGGCAGCAAAACTTACTCAAGCTGGATATGTATTTATTGGAATGGATCACTTTGCAAAACCAAATGATGAATTATCAATCGCATTAGGAGAAAAAAAATTGTATAGAAATTTTCAAGGATACAGCACAAATGCCGGAACCGATTTATACGCTTTGGGAATTACAAGTATTAGTCAATTTGGAAATATTTATGCACAAAATTTGAAAACCGAAAAGGAATATTTTTCCGTATTAGATGAAGGGAATTTCCCTATTGCAAAAGGTTATGAAATGAATTTAGATGATATAATTCGTAAAGAAGTAATTATGAAAATTATGTGTGATTTCGAATTGGATTTTTCTCAAATTGAAAATAAATTCAAAATTAATTTTGATGAATATTTTAAATTTGGTTTGGCAAATTTAGCAGAATTGATTGATGATAATTTAATAAAATTAGAAAATAGAAAAATTACTGTATCAAAAATGGGTAGACTATTAGTTAGAAATATCGCAATAAATTTTGATGGATTTATTGAACGCAAAACCGATACAGCTAAATATTCACGAACTGTTTAA
- the hemC gene encoding hydroxymethylbilane synthase: MKKDKLILGSRGSELALWQANFVKKELENKNKNLEVEIKIINTKGDKILDVALSKIGDKGLFTKELEVKLLNNEIDIAVHSLKDLQTDIPKGLKLACVTKRHDVEDVLISKKKKETILSLRENATVATGSLRRRSQLKHLRPDINIVELRGNVPTRINKFLESNWDAIILARAGVERLKLQKHISSIIPIDQILPAVGQGALGIEINEKNKFAEEIVKSIHNENTYCAVIAERALLKKLEGGCQVPIGAYAEVKSNGLYLEGLVASLDGSISFRAKVKGKKSEAEKLGKILANELLKSGANKILKEINEIR, from the coding sequence TTGAAAAAAGATAAATTAATTCTTGGCTCACGCGGAAGCGAATTAGCTTTATGGCAAGCTAATTTTGTTAAGAAAGAATTAGAGAATAAAAATAAAAACCTTGAAGTTGAAATTAAAATTATAAACACAAAAGGCGATAAAATTCTTGACGTTGCACTTTCCAAAATTGGCGATAAAGGTTTATTCACAAAAGAATTGGAAGTAAAACTTTTAAATAACGAAATTGATATTGCGGTTCACAGTTTAAAGGATTTGCAAACTGATATTCCAAAAGGATTGAAACTTGCATGCGTTACAAAACGTCATGATGTTGAAGATGTTTTAATTTCGAAAAAGAAAAAAGAAACAATTTTATCACTAAGAGAAAACGCAACCGTTGCAACCGGTTCTTTGAGAAGAAGAAGTCAATTAAAACATTTACGACCGGATATTAATATTGTAGAATTGCGCGGAAATGTTCCGACAAGAATTAATAAATTTTTGGAAAGCAATTGGGATGCAATTATTTTAGCTCGCGCCGGTGTTGAAAGATTAAAATTGCAGAAACATATTTCATCAATTATTCCCATTGACCAAATTTTACCGGCTGTTGGACAAGGTGCACTCGGAATTGAAATTAATGAAAAAAATAAATTTGCTGAAGAAATTGTTAAATCAATTCATAATGAAAATACATATTGCGCAGTAATTGCTGAACGAGCTTTACTAAAAAAATTAGAAGGCGGCTGCCAAGTTCCGATTGGTGCTTATGCAGAAGTAAAGAGCAACGGATTATATTTGGAAGGTTTGGTTGCATCTTTGGATGGTTCAATTTCGTTTAGAGCAAAAGTTAAAGGGAAAAAATCCGAAGCAGAAAAGTTGGGAAAAATTTTAGCCAACGAATTACTTAAATCCGGCGCAAATAAAATTTTAAAAGAAATAAACGAAATTAGATAA
- a CDS encoding FMN-binding protein, translated as MKKSFLMNISIMLFFVAGNLLAQYTPGTYKGSAIGRADNEHDGLVEVEVTVSESKIENIKVLTYHQSVDHKKYGALVTEAQTKIPAQILEKQSLETDAITDATMATNAISLAVAKALAQAAAPKYTPGTYKATAMGRSDKEHDGMIEVEVTVSDSKIEKINVVKYNQSVDHKKYGASVTEAKNKVTTQVIEKQNLDVDVVTDATFATVALDLAVAKALEKARTK; from the coding sequence ATGAAAAAATCTTTTTTAATGAACATTTCAATAATGTTATTTTTTGTTGCTGGAAATTTGCTTGCTCAATATACTCCGGGAACATATAAAGGTTCAGCAATTGGAAGAGCGGATAATGAACATGATGGGCTTGTTGAAGTTGAAGTTACTGTTTCTGAGTCCAAAATTGAAAATATAAAAGTGTTAACTTATCACCAAAGTGTTGATCATAAAAAATATGGTGCTTTAGTAACTGAAGCACAAACAAAAATTCCAGCTCAAATTTTGGAAAAACAATCCTTGGAAACAGACGCAATTACTGATGCAACAATGGCAACAAATGCAATTAGTTTAGCAGTTGCAAAAGCATTAGCTCAAGCTGCTGCTCCAAAATATACACCCGGAACTTACAAAGCTACAGCAATGGGAAGAAGTGATAAAGAACATGATGGAATGATTGAAGTGGAAGTTACTGTTTCTGACTCAAAAATTGAAAAAATAAATGTTGTAAAATACAATCAAAGTGTTGATCACAAAAAATACGGCGCTTCTGTAACTGAAGCCAAGAATAAAGTTACAACTCAAGTTATTGAGAAACAAAATTTAGATGTTGATGTTGTTACTGATGCTACTTTTGCTACTGTTGCTTTAGATTTGGCAGTTGCTAAAGCTTTGGAAAAAGCTCGTACAAAATAA
- a CDS encoding cytochrome c3 family protein produces MKLKYVYTIVGLASILYFGFTNFTTSEEVKTRNQSIIIFSHSAHDGNAECADCHTNVAESSNLGKSLLPTKAECAACHDVEDEENCKMCHYDGVFETLGPKTSELLFNHKFHLENQSMKCEDCHVGIMEVNYSFESAGANPSMEKCFACHNDISVATNNCEQCHISTVNLIPENHQQVGFFKNHKFNNDNCEMCHSQETFCEDCHVATIGIEETNLNNDFYTPYSPHKYVDGTKQQVITRVHDLNFRFTHGIDAKGKTDNCQTCHQTETFCAECHTSEDGDFAMGGIMPLSHTSPNFVTGLTPGSEHAILAKRDIERCASCHDTQGADPNCIICHSDPDGVKGTNPKTHPSSFMSDTEGDWHSDGASLCYDCHSNTNIAGVGFCGYCHGADED; encoded by the coding sequence ATGAAACTAAAATACGTTTATACAATTGTGGGATTGGCTTCAATCCTTTACTTTGGTTTTACAAATTTTACAACTTCAGAAGAAGTTAAAACCAGAAATCAATCAATAATTATATTTTCGCACAGTGCTCATGATGGCAATGCTGAATGTGCTGATTGCCACACGAATGTTGCGGAAAGTAGTAATTTGGGGAAAAGTTTGCTTCCTACAAAAGCAGAGTGTGCAGCTTGTCACGATGTTGAAGATGAAGAAAATTGTAAAATGTGTCACTATGATGGAGTTTTCGAAACTTTGGGTCCAAAGACTTCTGAATTATTATTCAATCACAAATTTCATTTGGAAAATCAATCAATGAAATGCGAGGATTGCCATGTTGGAATTATGGAAGTTAATTATAGTTTTGAAAGTGCCGGTGCAAATCCATCAATGGAAAAATGTTTTGCTTGTCATAATGATATTTCAGTTGCAACAAACAATTGTGAACAATGTCATATTTCTACAGTTAATTTAATTCCGGAAAATCATCAGCAAGTTGGCTTTTTCAAAAATCACAAATTCAATAATGATAATTGCGAAATGTGTCATAGCCAAGAAACATTCTGCGAAGATTGCCATGTTGCAACAATCGGAATTGAAGAAACAAATTTAAACAATGATTTTTATACACCTTATTCTCCTCATAAATATGTCGATGGAACAAAGCAGCAAGTAATTACTCGAGTTCATGATTTGAATTTTAGATTTACACACGGAATTGATGCAAAAGGAAAAACTGATAATTGCCAAACTTGTCATCAAACAGAAACATTTTGTGCAGAATGTCATACTTCGGAAGACGGTGATTTTGCAATGGGCGGAATAATGCCTTTATCGCATACTTCACCAAATTTTGTTACGGGATTAACTCCGGGTTCAGAGCATGCAATTCTTGCAAAAAGAGATATTGAAAGATGTGCTTCTTGCCATGATACACAAGGCGCAGATCCAAATTGTATAATTTGTCATTCAGATCCGGACGGAGTAAAAGGTACAAATCCAAAAACTCATCCATCAAGTTTTATGAGTGATACTGAAGGAGATTGGCATTCAGACGGCGCTTCATTATGTTACGATTGTCATTCAAATACAAATATTGCCGGTGTTGGCTTCTGTGGATATTGCCACGGAGCAGATGAAGATTAA
- the hemG gene encoding protoporphyrinogen oxidase: MKGKKVTILGAGISGLATAHWLEKDGYDVTILEQNSEVGGAMVTKIVDDFLIDFGPNSGLETTPKIKELVNDIGLSNEMIYSNEEGNIRYILKNNKLIPLPTSPLKFLQTKLFSLSAKLRLLKEPFIGKSEDGYYQSIAEFVERRLGKEFLDNAIDPFVSGIFAGDPTKLSVKSAFPKLYRLEEVYGGLIKGMFKGAKERKLRNEESKQNAKMFSFINGMQSFPKAIAKNFKGHIFYNCIVENIIRQDSKIIVELEQNGIKGKITSAVLLSTIPSHRLSKFSNLFDTNLTKHLDDIFYPPVLVLFLGYDKKVITQKLDGFGFLIPSKENKSFLGAIWSSTIFINRAQKDNAAFTIFVGGARNPEFKVSEVDAKIKIVLKEFHEIMGIKSPPTLLQWKFWNKAIPQYNLGYIEHEKYFEQFENENPGIFLSGNYRGGISVGDCVKNSYTNFEKIKDYLAQ, translated from the coding sequence ATGAAAGGTAAAAAAGTTACAATTCTCGGTGCCGGAATTTCCGGTTTAGCAACAGCTCATTGGCTTGAAAAAGATGGATATGATGTTACAATTCTTGAGCAAAATTCCGAAGTTGGCGGAGCAATGGTTACAAAAATTGTTGATGATTTTCTAATTGATTTTGGTCCAAACAGCGGATTAGAAACAACTCCAAAAATTAAGGAATTGGTTAACGATATTGGTTTATCCAATGAAATGATTTACTCAAACGAAGAAGGAAATATTAGATACATTTTAAAAAATAATAAACTAATTCCTTTGCCGACTTCTCCATTAAAATTTTTACAAACAAAATTATTTTCTTTATCTGCAAAATTAAGATTATTGAAAGAACCTTTTATTGGAAAATCAGAAGATGGATATTATCAAAGCATTGCCGAATTTGTTGAACGAAGATTGGGGAAAGAATTTTTAGATAATGCAATTGATCCTTTTGTATCCGGAATTTTTGCTGGAGACCCAACAAAATTAAGTGTGAAATCAGCTTTCCCAAAATTATATAGATTAGAAGAAGTTTATGGCGGATTGATTAAGGGAATGTTCAAAGGAGCGAAAGAAAGAAAACTCAGAAATGAAGAATCAAAACAAAATGCAAAAATGTTTTCGTTCATAAATGGAATGCAGTCCTTTCCAAAAGCAATAGCAAAAAATTTTAAGGGACACATTTTTTATAATTGCATTGTTGAAAATATTATAAGGCAAGATTCGAAAATAATTGTTGAACTTGAACAAAACGGCATAAAAGGAAAAATTACAAGTGCTGTTTTGTTATCAACAATTCCATCTCACAGATTATCAAAGTTTTCTAATTTATTTGATACGAACTTAACAAAACATTTAGATGATATTTTTTATCCGCCGGTATTGGTTTTATTTTTAGGTTATGATAAAAAAGTTATAACTCAAAAATTAGATGGATTTGGATTTTTAATTCCTTCTAAAGAAAATAAAAGTTTTTTAGGCGCAATTTGGAGTTCCACAATTTTCATAAATAGAGCGCAAAAAGATAATGCAGCGTTCACTATTTTTGTGGGTGGAGCAAGAAATCCGGAATTTAAGGTTTCAGAAGTTGATGCAAAAATTAAAATTGTACTAAAAGAATTTCATGAAATAATGGGAATAAAATCTCCGCCAACTTTATTGCAATGGAAATTTTGGAACAAAGCAATCCCCCAATATAATTTGGGTTATATCGAACATGAAAAATATTTTGAACAATTTGAAAATGAAAACCCCGGAATATTTTTAAGTGGAAATTATCGCGGCGGAATTTCTGTCGGTGATTGCGTAAAAAACTCTTACACAAATTTTGAAAAGATTAAAGATTATTTAGCCCAATAA
- the ccsA gene encoding cytochrome c biogenesis protein CcsA, which yields MIDSVHSLNIILPIFYSLTFGIYLYNFIKDDSKVHNAKRIFLFITLLLHLLYLILRTIEFNHPPITNKFEIFTVLAFCLGFSYFLLELLTDIRGTGSFIILFSLIFQLISSIFIQDLIEVKEVLRNRLLGIHVVSALGGYAGFTIAAVHGLLFFLLYKEIKFNRYGLIFKRLPSLEILEKLNFYSVLIGFILLTISILIGFIWLPIAFPKISYVDPKLISVSIVWLVFGIGILTKLIAKWYGKKVILFSLIGFVIAILSLLASNVFAQTFHSFY from the coding sequence ATGATAGATTCTGTTCATTCATTAAATATAATTCTCCCCATTTTTTATTCCTTAACTTTTGGAATTTATCTTTATAATTTTATAAAAGATGATAGTAAAGTTCACAACGCAAAAAGAATATTTTTATTCATTACGCTTTTACTTCATTTACTTTATTTAATTTTACGAACAATTGAATTTAATCATCCGCCGATTACAAATAAGTTTGAGATTTTTACGGTGCTGGCATTTTGTTTAGGGTTTTCATATTTCTTGTTGGAATTGCTTACGGATATTAGAGGAACCGGATCTTTCATAATTTTATTTTCACTAATCTTCCAATTAATTTCTTCAATTTTTATTCAAGACTTAATTGAAGTAAAAGAAGTATTGCGCAACAGATTACTTGGAATTCATGTTGTTAGCGCATTAGGCGGATATGCGGGTTTTACAATTGCAGCCGTTCATGGATTATTATTTTTTCTGCTTTATAAAGAAATTAAATTCAATAGATATGGTTTGATCTTTAAAAGACTTCCAAGTTTGGAAATTCTTGAGAAATTAAATTTTTATTCTGTACTTATAGGATTTATTCTTCTTACAATATCAATCTTAATTGGATTTATTTGGCTGCCAATTGCGTTCCCAAAAATTAGTTATGTTGATCCAAAATTAATTTCAGTAAGTATTGTATGGCTTGTGTTTGGAATTGGAATTCTCACAAAATTAATTGCAAAATGGTATGGTAAAAAAGTTATATTATTTTCATTAATTGGTTTTGTGATTGCAATACTTTCACTTTTGGCTTCAAACGTATTTGCCCAAACTTTTCATTCGTTTTATTAA
- a CDS encoding uroporphyrinogen-III synthase has product MSLPLENIKIVLTRSESQSLNDILEFEKLGAKVLSFPTIIISKLDDYSETDKILKNVNEFDYIIFSSANSVKYFIQRIAELQIQINFDKIKIIAIGKGTEKLLSDSKIKIDFTPTKFSANDLLSEISDLEISNKNILIPGSTIMRNELYNGLINLNANVTKCEVYQNIIPQKNEINLEKFEEFNADLFVFTSPSTFNNFLEILEIENPKNYFAEKKIAVIGPTTRQTLIDKGIEPNIFPQNYDMKNLIEEIISYYKN; this is encoded by the coding sequence TTGAGTTTACCTTTAGAAAATATAAAAATTGTTCTTACACGTTCGGAATCTCAATCATTAAATGATATTTTGGAATTTGAAAAACTTGGTGCAAAAGTTCTAAGCTTTCCCACCATTATTATTTCAAAACTTGATGATTATTCTGAAACAGATAAAATTCTTAAAAATGTAAATGAATTTGATTATATAATTTTTTCATCAGCAAATTCTGTGAAATATTTTATTCAAAGAATTGCTGAATTACAAATTCAAATTAATTTTGATAAAATTAAGATTATTGCTATTGGGAAAGGGACTGAAAAATTATTAAGTGATTCTAAAATTAAAATTGATTTTACTCCAACAAAATTTAGTGCGAATGATTTATTAAGTGAAATTTCTGATTTAGAAATTTCAAATAAAAATATTCTCATTCCCGGCTCAACAATTATGAGAAATGAATTATATAATGGATTGATAAATCTTAATGCAAATGTTACAAAGTGTGAAGTTTATCAAAATATAATTCCACAAAAAAATGAAATTAATTTAGAAAAATTTGAAGAATTTAATGCGGATTTATTTGTGTTTACAAGTCCATCCACATTTAATAATTTTTTAGAAATATTAGAAATTGAAAACCCTAAAAATTATTTTGCAGAAAAAAAAATTGCTGTAATTGGTCCAACAACAAGACAAACATTGATTGATAAAGGAATTGAGCCTAATATATTTCCACAAAATTATGATATGAAAAATTTAATTGAAGAAATTATAAGTTATTACAAAAACTAA
- a CDS encoding uroporphyrinogen decarboxylase — protein MEKLINDLFLRACRKEKVDRTPIWIMRQAGRYLPEYRAVRAKADFLTMCKTPELAAEVTIQPIDILNVDAAIIFSDILVIPEAMGMELIMHEGKGPIFPSPIQTENDFEKLKIVDPTKELKYVLDAVSLTKKELNGRVPLIGFSGSPWTLMTYMVEGSGSKTFSKIKKFIYSNPNLAHKLLDKLSIVIAEYLSAKIEAGANAVQIFDTWAGILSQSDFDEFVFPYITKIITNIKRTNEPIIYFPKGVHYNLEKLVNCSADVLALDWTMNLGDVRKIVNDKVALQGNMDPTVLYADEEKIRTEIKKVLQSYGNGNGHIFNLGHGILPDISPENAKALVKIVKEESVKFHQNF, from the coding sequence TTGGAAAAATTAATAAATGATTTATTTCTTAGAGCATGCAGAAAAGAAAAAGTTGACCGAACACCAATCTGGATAATGCGTCAAGCCGGTAGATACTTGCCGGAATATAGAGCTGTTAGAGCTAAAGCAGATTTTTTAACAATGTGCAAAACTCCGGAATTAGCCGCAGAAGTTACAATTCAACCGATTGATATTTTAAATGTTGATGCAGCAATAATTTTTTCTGATATTCTTGTAATTCCCGAAGCGATGGGAATGGAATTAATTATGCACGAAGGAAAAGGACCAATCTTCCCTTCTCCAATTCAAACAGAAAATGATTTTGAAAAACTAAAAATTGTTGATCCGACAAAAGAATTAAAATATGTTTTAGATGCTGTTTCACTTACAAAAAAAGAACTAAACGGAAGAGTTCCGTTAATTGGTTTCAGCGGATCTCCTTGGACTTTGATGACATATATGGTTGAGGGAAGCGGATCAAAAACTTTTTCAAAAATTAAAAAATTTATTTATTCAAATCCGAATCTTGCTCATAAATTATTGGATAAACTCTCAATTGTTATTGCTGAATATTTATCTGCTAAAATTGAAGCCGGTGCAAATGCTGTTCAAATTTTTGATACTTGGGCTGGAATTTTATCACAATCAGATTTTGATGAGTTTGTATTTCCTTACATCACAAAAATAATTACAAACATTAAAAGAACAAACGAACCGATAATTTATTTTCCTAAAGGCGTGCATTATAATTTGGAAAAATTAGTGAATTGCAGCGCAGATGTTTTAGCATTGGATTGGACAATGAATTTGGGCGATGTAAGAAAAATTGTAAATGATAAAGTTGCGCTTCAAGGAAATATGGATCCAACTGTTTTATATGCCGATGAAGAAAAAATTAGAACAGAAATAAAAAAAGTTTTGCAATCTTACGGAAACGGAAACGGACATATTTTTAATTTGGGTCACGGAATTCTTCCGGATATTTCTCCCGAAAATGCAAAAGCATTGGTTAAAATTGTAAAAGAGGAAAGTGTTAAATTTCATCAAAATTTTTAG
- a CDS encoding glutamyl-tRNA reductase: protein MNLIGISINHRTSTIEQREAVHLSLEEQQKFISLLKNKLLKEGFVLSTCNRTEIFGIPINHQIHQNLLFAELINFKNVDNLEFGNIESYDTENALRHIAHVASGIDSLIIGDSQILSQCKESFRLSVDENFSNTTTRKIFDVAVRIGKRAIKETLISQGAVTVSYAAIQVIEKIFANLDKKEALIIGAGETSELAAIHLNSRNIGKITITNRTEEKAGKLAKKVSGSTILFEEFKNHLHKFDIIISATSSKDFIVSYNDIKSAISKRKGTPIFIMDIAIPRDIDPKVKNIDNVFYNDIDSLNIIVDQNLQKRKHEIPKVQNIINEEIEGFYSWYNTLGIVPTIKSLRSFFESIEFDELNKIKNKVSDEDFIKLEEMTKRLVGRILHNPTKKLRELAENNDDLDKTNIHTSTLKFLFDLDNISENGNKE, encoded by the coding sequence ATGAATTTGATTGGTATTTCAATAAATCATAGAACTTCTACTATTGAACAACGAGAAGCTGTTCATTTAAGTTTAGAAGAACAACAAAAATTTATTTCGTTACTTAAAAACAAATTGTTAAAGGAAGGATTTGTTTTATCCACTTGTAACAGAACGGAAATTTTTGGAATTCCGATAAATCATCAAATTCATCAAAACTTACTTTTCGCAGAATTAATAAATTTTAAAAATGTTGATAATTTAGAATTCGGAAACATAGAAAGTTATGATACTGAAAATGCGTTAAGACATATTGCTCACGTAGCTTCCGGAATTGATTCACTAATCATTGGCGATAGTCAAATTTTAAGTCAATGCAAAGAAAGTTTCAGACTTTCCGTTGATGAAAATTTTTCCAATACAACAACTCGTAAAATTTTTGATGTTGCCGTAAGAATTGGAAAACGTGCAATTAAGGAAACTTTAATTTCGCAAGGAGCTGTAACCGTAAGTTATGCGGCAATTCAAGTAATAGAAAAAATATTTGCAAATCTTGATAAGAAAGAAGCATTAATAATTGGCGCCGGCGAAACAAGCGAATTAGCCGCAATTCATTTAAATAGTAGAAATATTGGAAAAATTACAATTACAAACAGAACAGAAGAAAAAGCCGGAAAGTTAGCAAAAAAAGTTTCCGGTTCAACTATTTTATTTGAAGAATTTAAAAATCATCTTCACAAATTTGATATAATTATTAGCGCAACAAGTTCAAAAGATTTTATTGTTTCATACAATGATATTAAATCTGCAATTTCAAAACGTAAAGGAACGCCTATATTCATAATGGATATTGCAATTCCACGAGATATAGATCCAAAAGTAAAAAATATTGATAACGTATTTTACAATGATATTGATTCGCTGAATATTATTGTTGATCAAAATTTGCAAAAACGAAAACACGAAATTCCGAAAGTTCAAAATATAATTAATGAAGAAATTGAAGGATTCTACAGCTGGTATAATACTTTGGGAATTGTGCCAACAATAAAATCTTTGCGTTCTTTTTTTGAATCGATTGAATTTGATGAGCTGAACAAAATTAAAAATAAAGTTTCTGATGAAGATTTTATTAAATTGGAAGAAATGACAAAAAGATTAGTGGGAAGAATTTTACACAATCCGACAAAAAAATTACGCGAACTTGCAGAAAATAATGATGATCTTGATAAAACAAATATTCATACAAGCACTTTAAAATTTTTATTTGATTTGGATAACATTTCAGAAAATGGAAATAAGGAATAA
- the hemH gene encoding ferrochelatase yields the protein MKIAVVLFNLGGPDSLEAVEPFLFNLFSDKDIFKLPFGQKLFAKIISSRRSPKVQKEYELIGGKSPLNEWTEIQRKMLEEKLQNNFENVSVFTAMRYWNPITKDVAENIKSQNFDKIILLPLYPHYSISTTGSSFNEWDRCFTPNKEKDFRVNNYQTNPLYISAINERIDQTILKFPENVRKEIQLVFSAHGTPVSMVKNGDPYSHQIKETIDKVMKERKYSHKHHLCFQSKVGPVKWLTPATDVMIEEFSSQGKKHLLIIPISFVSDHVETLFELNIEYRHVADKVGIENYIVMEGLNNSELFINALHEEVIKILNK from the coding sequence ATGAAAATTGCAGTAGTACTTTTTAATTTAGGCGGACCAGATTCTTTAGAAGCTGTTGAACCATTTTTGTTCAACCTTTTTTCTGATAAAGATATTTTTAAACTTCCCTTCGGACAAAAATTATTTGCAAAAATAATTTCAAGTAGAAGATCACCAAAAGTTCAAAAAGAATATGAGTTGATTGGCGGGAAATCACCATTAAACGAATGGACGGAAATTCAAAGAAAAATGTTGGAAGAAAAATTGCAAAATAATTTTGAAAATGTTTCTGTATTCACCGCAATGCGTTATTGGAATCCAATTACAAAAGATGTTGCAGAAAATATTAAATCGCAAAATTTTGATAAAATTATTTTACTTCCACTCTATCCGCATTATTCAATATCCACAACCGGTTCATCATTTAATGAATGGGATAGGTGTTTTACTCCAAACAAAGAAAAAGATTTTCGCGTTAATAATTATCAAACAAATCCATTATATATTTCTGCAATTAACGAAAGAATCGATCAGACAATTTTAAAATTTCCGGAAAATGTTAGAAAAGAAATTCAGCTTGTATTTAGTGCGCACGGAACTCCCGTTAGCATGGTAAAAAATGGTGATCCATATTCTCATCAAATAAAAGAAACAATTGATAAAGTGATGAAAGAACGAAAATATTCTCACAAACATCATTTGTGTTTTCAAAGTAAGGTTGGACCAGTAAAATGGCTTACTCCAGCCACTGATGTAATGATTGAAGAATTTTCTTCTCAAGGAAAAAAACATTTGTTAATTATTCCAATTAGTTTTGTATCGGATCACGTTGAAACTTTGTTTGAATTAAATATTGAATATCGGCATGTTGCTGATAAAGTTGGAATTGAAAATTACATTGTGATGGAAGGTTTAAATAATTCAGAATTATTTATAAATGCTTTGCACGAAGAAGTTATAAAAATTTTAAATAAGTAA